A genomic window from Silene latifolia isolate original U9 population chromosome Y, ASM4854445v1, whole genome shotgun sequence includes:
- the LOC141628757 gene encoding uncharacterized protein LOC141628757, with the protein MNQLSWLKNPTKLVEEPKQHVVKPYVPPMPFPQRLERAKLEQKYGKFMEMMKGMSITIPFINAIKEISTYGKFLKVLISNKNSLNTLTTVNLSKECSVILMNELPQKLEYPGSFSIPCAIKTVRIERALCDLGASISLMSLKIFKKLENFELSPTRVSLQLADRAVRYPIGLVEDVPLKVGKLVIPCDFYVMDIPEDANIPIILGRPCLPRGGGVP; encoded by the coding sequence ATGAACCAGCTAAGTTGGTTGAAGAACCCAACTAAGTTGGTTGAAGAACCCAAACAACATGTTGTGAAGCCATATGTGCCACCAATGCCTTTTCCTCAACGGTTGGAAAGAGCAAAACTTGAGCAAAAGTATGGGAAGTTCATGGAGATGATGAAGGGAATGAGCATCACTATTCCTTTCATTAATGCTATCAAAGAAATTTCAACTTATGGGAAATTCTTGAAGGTGTTGATTTCTAACAAGAACTCCTTGAATACTTTAACAACGGTGAATTTGTCTAAAGAATGTAGTGTTATTCTAATGAATGAGTTACCCCAAAAGCTTGAATATCCGGGGAGTTTCTCAATACCTTGTGCTATTAAGACCGTTCGCATTGAAAGGGCACTATGTGACTTGGGGGCTAGCATTAGCCTCATGTCACTCAAGATTTTCAAGAAGTTGGAGAATTTTGAACTCTCCCCAACTAGGGTATCTTTGCAACTAGCGGATAGGGCGGTGAGGTATCCTATTGGCCTTGTGGAGGATGTTCCACTCAAGGTGGGGAAGCTTGTGATACCTTGCGATTTTTATGTCAtggatatccccgaagatgccaacattcctatcatattaggGCGCCCTTGCTTgccaaggggggggggggtgcctTGA